Within Ignavibacteriota bacterium, the genomic segment TTCTCGTGCCCGAGGCAACCAACGTGGATCCCGCGACACGCGAGCTTCTGCGCGCAGCGGGTGAGGACGACCTGTATCTCAGCGGCATCTCGCCTCTGGGTGTGCCCTTCAACAGCCTGCGTGGCAATTCCAAGGACGAGGAAAAAATGCAGCGCGCCGATGCGGGGAAGCCCGGCAGTCCCTGCATCCGCAAGTACCTCGAATTGAACACGGAACTCACCGAGAAACCGATCTGCAGCGCGTCGATCACCTTCATGCGCAAAAAGCTTCAGACGCTGAAGGACGCGCTGCCCGGATCCGATTCCTTCAAGGCCGCCTACGACAAGGCCGTCGAGAAAGTCTGCCTCTGCGAAGGTCTCATCACGTCGGCGCTGCACGCGCACGACATCCGCCTCCCGAAAATCAGCGAGGCCGCCTCCGTCTGTCCCGGCCCGAATCTCGCCTACTTCTCGCGCATCTCGACGCTGCGCGAGATGGTGGATCACATTTACGGCCGCGCCAATGTGATGACAGATCCCGAGCGTCCGCACATGTTCCTGAAGGAACTGCGCCTGTACATCGACTACTGGCTCAACAAGGTGCAGGAGAGCGTGAGCGCGGGTGTGCACACACCGGAATTCCTCGCGACGTTCCGCGAAAATCTGCTCGAGGGCATCGAGTACTACCGGTCCTTCCTGCCCTCCTTCGCCGAGGCGGGCGCGCGTCTGCACCGCCGTATCACCGCGGAACTCGCGGCCGCGGAGGAGACGCTGCGCGGCATCGTCATACCGGGACTGAGTACGGACGAGGCGGAAGCCCGTCTCGCCCTCGTCACCGTGTAAACCGCTGCGTCGCCGTCAGCGGCTGAGCAGCATGGTGCGCTGAACCGACGCGACGTCGGAGCGCAGACTGACCACGTACAGACCGCTGGGAAGATCCGCAGCGTGCAGGCGCACACTGTGCGCGCCTTCCTCGAAGTACTTTTGCACTGGGAGCACGAGCCGGCGGCCCAGCATGTCGTGCACCGCGAATTCCGCCCGCGTTCCGGCCGCGATGCTGAAGCGCACCGTGGTGACATCGCGGAATGGATTCGGCGTGTTCTGTTCGAGCACGAGTGTGTGAGCGGGAACAACGGGTGTGTCGTCGGAGCCCGTGGTGCCGCTCGGCAGATGGATGTACCGTGGCTTGTGCATCTCCTCGCGATACAGCGCGCTGAGCACCGGACTATTCTCGATACGCGCGTCACCCCAACCGGGATATGCGCGGTCGGGCCAGAGCGCGTCGATATAACTGAATCCTTTTATCTCCCGATGATCCGTCATGAATTGCCAGAACTTCACGAACCATCCGTTCCAGTCGTTCTGGCTGTCGGTGGGATCGGCGCTGATGTTGATGCCCTTCGCGGACGTTTCGCTCATGTACACAGGCCGGCCTTTCGAGCGCGCCATGGCGAGGAAACGTTCCGATTTGCCCTTGCGGGTGATGACACCACGCTGATACTCGGGCGCGGCCGGATCGAAGTCCTGCACGTCGAAGAGATCCAGGCCAAACCAGTCCACATACTCGTCGCCCGGATACCAGCGCGCGCCGCGTGTGTCGACCGAATCGAAGTCGTTCGCCGCGGAAGGGTAGTAGCACCAGATCGTCGCGATCGAATCGCGGAGCCCGCGCGCGGCAAAGCGGTCCACGATTTTCCGGAACATCGTCACGTACAAATAGGGATGGTACCCGCCGCCGTTCCATCCCGGCCCCGCGCCGTTGAATTCTCCTCCGATGCGCAGCAGCATGGCGCGGCCGTAGGCCTTCGACAGCGTGATCACACTGTCGATGATCCAGTCGTACTGATCCGACACCGCTATGACACTGTCGACGGCCACATCACTGACAAAAAAGAGACTTATTTCCGGAATAAACCCGATGGAATCGGCGCTCTTGAAAAAAGTGGCCATCTGACGGAGCCCGAGCGCCGGGCCGCGCGTGCCGGGTATGCTGAAGAAAAATCCCTGCACGGCGGGTTGAATGGTGTTGTCGTTGAGCGCGGAGAGATAGCCCGCGATGGGATCGGGTCCCGTCGCGAACGTCATATGCTGCACGCCATGATAGATGCGCCCGTCCGCGGGTTCGAGCAACGCACCGCGTGTGTTCTGTGCAGCGGCGTGCTGCGCGAGAAACAGGATGGGAAGAAGGAAGAGGAGTGTGGCGGCGGTGCGGGTCTTGGTCATGGGAACTCCGGTCGTGCGGGAGATGGGGCAGCGTGTACTAATCTAATCGAATCCGGCATTGATCCATACCGTTGCTCGCCCGAATGTTTGTGCGGCGAAACCAAATGCCAATTCCGACATAATGAATCCGTTATATGATGTATTGTGCCTGCGGCAGACTACAACAACAGCAGCATATTTTGACAGCGGCAGGTGTATGACACACACTCGCACCTTTCAGTGCGCCCTTGCTCCTGTGGCCGGGTGTATCATCGGTGACAGTTTCCCGACACAGGGCGAGCGTGCTGTTCGCGCCCTTTTGCCCGATGAGCCGGGTGAGGCGTTTCGACGGTATGTCGATCGGCATGCTGGAAGGGAGGGTGGATCGGCATTCGTCCGCGCCTGCCCGTATCCGTCGCGGATTTCTTCCTTGAATCTCGGGCGGAATTGCATGAAATTCCGGCGACAGATTCGAGGCAACGATGTCGGGGGTTCAACGCACTCTGTGGGTGATGCTGGCATGGTGTATCGCGGCTGGTATGGCGCAGTCGCAGACCGTGCTTCATCTCAAAAGAGCGGACCTGCAGTGGCCCGTGATCTCGCTGAGATTCGCGGTGGACTGCGGCGGGCTGCCCTCGTTCGACGTTGTGAAGCGCGACCTGCTCCTCCGTGAAAATGGAAGGGAGGTGCACAACTTCGACGTTGTATGCCGCGACACAACACCGCGCTGCCCCATGTCGGTGGCGCTGACCTTCGACGTCAGCGGAAGCATGATGGGCGTCGGCATCGACGAGGCGCGCGTGGCGGGCAAGGCCTTTGTCGAAGCGATGGACGGCGTCAAGGACGAGGCCACGGTTGTGGCGTTCAGCAATATCGTCCGTGTCGTGCAGACGATGACCACCTCGAAAGGGCGGCTGCGTGTCGCGATCGAAGGACTTGTCGCCACGGGTGGTACGACCATGATCAACGGATGCTACACGGCCCTCGAGGAATTGGCCGCCAAGGGACGCAACCGTTGCAAGGCGGTGGTATTACTTTCCGACGGAGCCGACAACGGCAGTTGGCGCACGGTGCAGGAGACCATAGCGCTGGCGAACGCGAACGCGGTGAAGATTTATTGCGTGGGACTCGGCACGCGTCTCGACACCCTGCAACTCAAGCAGCTCGCCAATGGAACCGGCGGCCGCTACTTCGAAGTGTACGACCCGCAGCAGCTCAGCGAGGTGTATCGTGTCATCGCCGAACTCGCGACACGCGACGATCCGGACTGCATACTTCGGTACACGGCCTCGTGCACCGACGACACGACGCGGTCCATCGAACTCGTCCTGCGCGACTATTGCGGCGGAAGCGACAGCGCGACTGTCACCGTGACAGTGCCCGGCGCGGCGGGCCGCAATCGACCGCTTGCTTTTCGCATGCAGGATGCGGCCGTGTGGGAGGGGAGTGTCCTGTCAGTCCCTATATCGGTGTCGGATACGCTCGCAGCGGAAATGCTGCCGCGCGGCGATCTCTACATTCGTTACGATCCGTTTCTCCTTGGCGCGCCCGCGGCGCGCGATTCGGGCACGCTGCTCGCGCAGGGCACCGCCCTGGTACTTGACGCAAGTAACGGACGCGCGCATGTCCGCCTCCTCCGCGACAACATCTGCAGCGGATCAGGAGTGCTCTTCGCGCTCGACTTTCCGACACGCGACGTATCCGACACGGTCTGCGCTCCGGTGTTCCTTGAACGTGTGAGTTTCGACGAGGGGTGCATCGTGCCCGCGGCGCTGCCGGGACGTGTCTGTGTGTATCCCTGCACGATGCACGTACGGCTCGATCCGGAAGGGGAGCGTGAGATCTGCGAGAGCGACAGTCTGCTGCTGCGGGCGGATCCCGGCTTCGCGCGCTACGAGTGGTTCCGCGACGGCGTGTTGCTCGGCGACACCTCCGCGTCGATCCACGCCCGCGGCGCAGGTGAATATCGCGCCCGCGTGAGCGACATCCACCAATGCACAGCGGAGACAGGCACGCTGCTCTTACGCACAGTCTCATCGGCCCCCCGCACAGCGGGGAACGGCGATCGCCAGTTTCTTCCCGACGCCATGCCGCGTGTGCTGCCTTTCCGTCTCGAACCGGCGTATGAAGCCGGGAGGCACTTCACTGCGCGGCTGCGGCTGTTGTACGATCCGCGCCTGCTGCGCGCCCCGCGCATCGACTCGAGCGTAGAACGGTGCTGGTCCGGGAGTATGCGCGTATCGGGAAGCCCGGGTCTGGCGGATGTAACACTGAGCGGAATGATGGATGGATCGGATCACCCGTTTCTCCGTTTCGTGTTGGAAGCCGTGCCGCAGAAACGCGTCGATTCAACATCGCTCACCTACACGATGGATCTGTCGACGGGGTGTGATGCCGCGTTGACGCTGCATCATACGCCTGTCCTGCTTGACGGCTACTGCGAAAGCATCCTGCAGCGCGCAGCGCCTCTTTCGCTCAGGGTGTTCCCGAATCCCGCCACGTCCATGGCTGAGCTTGAACTCTCCGCGCGCGACGAAGGCAGCGTCACCGTGCAGATATCCGACAGTTACGGACGTGTATGTCTTATGTTGTACGACGGACCGCTCGCCGCGGGTGGCACGACACTTCGTGCCGATCTCGGGGCGCTACCCGCAGGCGTGTATCTCGTCACCGCATCATCGTCGTACCACACCGCCGTCACGCCACTCGTCCTTATCCGTTAATCACCACTCCACCCTTCTCCCTTCACTCTTCCCCCTTCACCCTTCCCCCTTCACGAATCATTCGACGACGATCTCGTCCACAAACACCCACGCCTTTCCGCCCGCGCCGATATGCCAGTCCGGGCAACGGAGAATATTCTCCGCGCGGATGCGCACATATCGCGCCGTGACGCCGGGCGTTTCGATCGTGAACGGTGTTGCGAACATGCCATCCATTTCGTCCGACACAGTATTCTCGACTGTGCGGAGCGGAGTGTACTCGACGCCGTCGGACGAGACAAGAAATTCGACGCGGCGCGGGAGCCATATCCACGAATACCACTGCTGCAGAAACGAGGCGCTGATGCGGCGCACGGGCTGTGTGCTGCCGAGATCCACCACGGCGTCCATGTGTTCGCCTTCGAAACCGAGCCAGTTGATGTGGAAGTCGTTCGGGCCGTGCCGGCCGTCGGTGAGCGCGCGTCCGCCGCCGACGGGATACTTCTCACTATGCGGTGTCAGGAGGGAAACCGGTCTGCCGAAGGCGCGATTACCCTCGATGCTCAGGCGCAGTTGCTGTTCGATGGAGACGAGGTACTCATCGGGACTGGTGCCGCGCTCCTCGAGCCGCTCGATGCCCGCCCGTTTTGCGACGGTGACAAAGGAGCGGAGGCGGTCGCGCATGGAAGCGGATACGCGCCAGGTGCCGCCGCTTGTGTCGAAGTATGAGAGCGACGGATCGATGCCACGCAGGGAAATTTCGAGTATGGCGTATTCGAGCGGGAGCCGCGCTATGCGCACACGCTCGAGCAGGACGGCGGAATCGCGCACGGCCGATTCGGCCTCGTCGAAAATGCGCCCGTAGTCCGCGATCAGTCCGGGCGTGAGATAACTTCGCACGGCGTCGTACGGATTGCCGAAGATGTAGAGCGCGCCCTTCGACTGTTCGAGCGCGTCGTGCATGCGGTCGATGTACCGGCGAATAATCGGACCAGCGGATCCGTAATATCCCGTAAGGAAATCGTTCATGACCGAATCGATGTTCACGCCGGGATTCCAGAGCAGTTTCGCGATCAGGTATGTGCGCAGCTCGCCGAACTCGCCCACGTTGCGGCCGGCGCCCTGTTGGAACATCATGCGTATGCCGTGCCGCGCGAAAAAGCGGATGTTGGGCTGCAGCACGCGCAGGTTGGGGAAAGGACTCACGAGATTGCGGAACTGCACGACATAGTCCCACATGATGATGTTCCCCGTCAGCCGCGCCCAGTCCTCGACGTCGCGACGGAAGGAGGCGCTCGCCGGATCCGTGTCGAGCGGCGCACTGCGGTTGCACTCGATCGAACAGAGCATGATGTTCACATTCGGTGCGGGCTGAATGTACGTGGGAGCGGAGCGTGTGTACTGATACGCGAGTGTCGAGATGTCGCGCCCCGGGAATTGCGCGGCGACACGGTTCACAAAATCCACCAGCGTGCCCGCGCTGCCGCCGAAGCGCGCATTGGCCTCAGCGCAGCGTTCGCAGCGGCACTCGTTGTAATTGTCGTTGGTCGACACCGACCAGTAGCGCGCTTCCGGTTTGCGGGCAATCTGCGCGCGTAACGAATCCACCAAGACCTGGAACACGTCGGGATGCGTGAGGCAGAGCTGTCCGCTCGGAATGCGACGGCCGCCTTGCAGCGTGAACCAGTCGGAATGTGCGGCGAAATGTTTTTCCGCCGGCACAAGATGCTGGAAGGTGTGCACCCACATACCCCACGACTCGTTGCGGTCGTCGGTTGAATGCAGCTTGTGCCATTCACTGTACCCGCGGTCCATCGCGTTCAGATAGTGCACTTCGCGATGCGAGAAACGCGGCACCTGGCGCACGTCGACGCGACCGATCCGAATCGTGTGCCGTTCGGGAAGGACACGCACTGTCGCGCTGTACACGCGGCAGCCGAGTTGTTCCTCGAGGAACGAATACACGCCATACAATGTGCCCTTGCGCGGACCACCGACGATGGCGAGCCGACTGCCCGTGCAGCGGATGATGAACCCATCGTCTCCGAGCGCCTGTAATTCAGGCGGGGTCACAAGGGATGCGCTGCGTGCGGAGGGACCCACCAGTATCTCCCGTGGTCCAGGTTTTTCGTCGGCTGTCCTCAACGGCAGTGTCGCGCCGGATATCTGTGCGATATGGTCGCGCAGTTCATGGGCGGCGCGCAGCACGATGCTGTCGGCATCCTCCGCCACCACGATGGCGCAGGTGCCGCGCATGTTTTCGACAAGCGTGAATTGTGCCTGCGCGGGCGAGGCGCAGGCGAGGAGTGTGCACAGGATCGCGAGGCGGGCGGCGGCTGAAGGGTTCATGTTTCAAAAATACGGAACACGGCACTTCCGCGTGTGCCGCATGGGATCGCTGCGTATTTTCGTCACACGTACGAGTATTTCTATCACAACGGTCAGCCGCATGTATATGGTCCGCATCAGCCGTTTACTGCCACTCCTTTCGGCAGTGGTCGCCGTGCAGGTATCCACCGCGCAGCAGCCGCGTGTGTACATCGCGCCCGACGATCACACGGACTATTTCTGGACGGCCGACGATACACAATACCGCGACGGGTTCATCCGCACACTGGATTATTATCTGCGCCTGGCAGATTCCACGGAGAGTTCGGAGGCCGCGCTGCACAGCCGGTGGAACTGCGACGGGTGGATGTGGCTGTGGGAGTACAAGGAGAACAAGAGCACGGCCGAGTATGCGCGGCTGCTTGGGCGTATACGCTCGGGACACATCTCGGTGCCGCTCAACGCGCTCGTCTCGTGTTACGGAGGCATGCCCGCCGAGGCCGTGCTGCGCGGCATGTACTGGCCGGGCACGGTCGAGCGCGAACACGGGCTGCGCTTCCGTCTGGCTGTCGCAATGGAAAATCAGACGCTGCCGCTGGGCCTCGCGTCGCTGTGGGCGGGAGCGGGCGCCGAGTTCAGTTGGCGCGGCATCTGCGGCTGCGCGACGCGTGTGCCTGAAGCCGGCGACCGCGAGCACGAGATCTATTGGTACACCGGTCTCGACGGCAGGCGTATTCTCATGAAGTGGCAGTCGATGCCGTTCGGCAACGCAAACGTCGGTGGCTACGCCGAGGCGCGCGATCCGGCCGCTGCTGTCGATGTCGGAATGGCGATGTGCAACACGCCGCAGTATCCGTACAGTGTCGCCGGCTTGTTCGGCGCTGGGTGGGACGACTATACCACGATGACAAACAGCTTCATCCGTGCGGCGCATACGGCGCGGTCATCGGGACGCGATGTCGTTGTGTCGAACGAGGAGGATTTTTTCGAGAACTTTCGCGCGGTCTACGGTCCGTCGTTGCCCGAGGTGCGGCGCAGTTACGGCAATGAGTGGGAATTGCTCAGCGCCTCGATGCCCGAGACCAGCGCACGCGTCCGCCGCGCGGCCGAAAAACTGCGCGCGGCCGAATCGATGGCCGTGATGGTCCTGCCGCACGCTCAGCCCACCGCCGCGCTCGCAGTCGCGCGCGAAAAGGCGTTGCGCGGGTATGGGCTGTACTGGGAGCACGACTGGACCGCCGACGGACGCTTCTCACGACAGGTGCGCGCCGACTGGCAGCGGCGCATCGCGGACGACATCGCGGCGTACTCCGAATCCCTGCACGATTCGGCGGCCGCGGCGCTCGCGCGTCTTATCACCGCCGCCCCGGGAACGCAGCGCTTTTTCGTGTGGAACTCCCTCGGGTGGCCGCGCACCGAGGCGGCCGACGTCGCCTTCGCGGGCGCCGGACCCGTACATGTCGTGGACGTTGAGACCGCAGTGGAAGTTCCCTCACAAATTTTGGATATCGGCGGAGCATCGTACCTGCGCATCGAGGCGCGCGCGGTGCCCGCCTTCGGGTACCGTGTGTACGAAATACGCTCGGGGCAAGGTCTCTCTTTCCCGTCAGTTGCTCGTTTCACGGATCACGTTTTCGAGAATGATCATGTGCGTCTGCTGCTCGAGGACCGCGGCGCCATTCGCAGTCTCGCGGACCTGGGCAACGGCGGCCGCGAGTATGTTGAGCAGGGCGCGGCGGCGAACGATTTGGGACCCGCATCCGGCCGTCTTACACTCGAGAACAGCGGACCCGTCTCGGCCACGGTGCTCGCAGTCGTCTCATCCCCCGTCCCGCGCCGAACACGTATCACATTGTATCGGGCTTCGTCGCGCGTTGATATACACACGGTGCTCGAACAAGGCATCGACAAGGTCGAAACGTGGCGCTTCCCATTCGACATTGCGGATCCGATTATCCGGCATGAGGAGATCGGCGCGGTGCTGCGCGCGGCCTATGAACCCACTGGTCATTACGCCCGCAAGAATGCGCGCACCGACTGGCTCACGCTGAATCATTTCGTC encodes:
- a CDS encoding glycoside hydrolase; the protein is MYMVRISRLLPLLSAVVAVQVSTAQQPRVYIAPDDHTDYFWTADDTQYRDGFIRTLDYYLRLADSTESSEAALHSRWNCDGWMWLWEYKENKSTAEYARLLGRIRSGHISVPLNALVSCYGGMPAEAVLRGMYWPGTVEREHGLRFRLAVAMENQTLPLGLASLWAGAGAEFSWRGICGCATRVPEAGDREHEIYWYTGLDGRRILMKWQSMPFGNANVGGYAEARDPAAAVDVGMAMCNTPQYPYSVAGLFGAGWDDYTTMTNSFIRAAHTARSSGRDVVVSNEEDFFENFRAVYGPSLPEVRRSYGNEWELLSASMPETSARVRRAAEKLRAAESMAVMVLPHAQPTAALAVAREKALRGYGLYWEHDWTADGRFSRQVRADWQRRIADDIAAYSESLHDSAAAALARLITAAPGTQRFFVWNSLGWPRTEAADVAFAGAGPVHVVDVETAVEVPSQILDIGGASYLRIEARAVPAFGYRVYEIRSGQGLSFPSVARFTDHVFENDHVRLLLEDRGAIRSLADLGNGGREYVEQGAAANDLGPASGRLTLENSGPVSATVLAVVSSPVPRRTRITLYRASSRVDIHTVLEQGIDKVETWRFPFDIADPIIRHEEIGAVLRAAYEPTGHYARKNARTDWLTLNHFVDVAGSDAGITLSNADCAFMRVGGSTASALDTVSADIRVLAGGQVDGTHLGIPTQDLDDAITQRFSLLPHRRQSIDSAMRFALAHQNPLVVRRLENGRTLPAYRDSLFETSPALPFVWSVKPAEDEGPGEVALRVWNYSSSTMPLNLRSTRSMLSRIARSTHIETPTDTLPERDVLQDTLPAGRMQTYLYKTGGGGTGLEGDAPVQAFDAWLAPSPSRDGGLLHIALRHEAEVFVTVFDALGRRVSRMHCGVQRPGTHQVRWNTVRVAPGVYTLRIDAGTSTRVVRALLLR
- a CDS encoding DUF4838 domain-containing protein, which gives rise to MNPSAAARLAILCTLLACASPAQAQFTLVENMRGTCAIVVAEDADSIVLRAAHELRDHIAQISGATLPLRTADEKPGPREILVGPSARSASLVTPPELQALGDDGFIIRCTGSRLAIVGGPRKGTLYGVYSFLEEQLGCRVYSATVRVLPERHTIRIGRVDVRQVPRFSHREVHYLNAMDRGYSEWHKLHSTDDRNESWGMWVHTFQHLVPAEKHFAAHSDWFTLQGGRRIPSGQLCLTHPDVFQVLVDSLRAQIARKPEARYWSVSTNDNYNECRCERCAEANARFGGSAGTLVDFVNRVAAQFPGRDISTLAYQYTRSAPTYIQPAPNVNIMLCSIECNRSAPLDTDPASASFRRDVEDWARLTGNIIMWDYVVQFRNLVSPFPNLRVLQPNIRFFARHGIRMMFQQGAGRNVGEFGELRTYLIAKLLWNPGVNIDSVMNDFLTGYYGSAGPIIRRYIDRMHDALEQSKGALYIFGNPYDAVRSYLTPGLIADYGRIFDEAESAVRDSAVLLERVRIARLPLEYAILEISLRGIDPSLSYFDTSGGTWRVSASMRDRLRSFVTVAKRAGIERLEERGTSPDEYLVSIEQQLRLSIEGNRAFGRPVSLLTPHSEKYPVGGGRALTDGRHGPNDFHINWLGFEGEHMDAVVDLGSTQPVRRISASFLQQWYSWIWLPRRVEFLVSSDGVEYTPLRTVENTVSDEMDGMFATPFTIETPGVTARYVRIRAENILRCPDWHIGAGGKAWVFVDEIVVE
- a CDS encoding T9SS type A sorting domain-containing protein, giving the protein MTKTRTAATLLFLLPILFLAQHAAAQNTRGALLEPADGRIYHGVQHMTFATGPDPIAGYLSALNDNTIQPAVQGFFFSIPGTRGPALGLRQMATFFKSADSIGFIPEISLFFVSDVAVDSVIAVSDQYDWIIDSVITLSKAYGRAMLLRIGGEFNGAGPGWNGGGYHPYLYVTMFRKIVDRFAARGLRDSIATIWCYYPSAANDFDSVDTRGARWYPGDEYVDWFGLDLFDVQDFDPAAPEYQRGVITRKGKSERFLAMARSKGRPVYMSETSAKGINISADPTDSQNDWNGWFVKFWQFMTDHREIKGFSYIDALWPDRAYPGWGDARIENSPVLSALYREEMHKPRYIHLPSGTTGSDDTPVVPAHTLVLEQNTPNPFRDVTTVRFSIAAGTRAEFAVHDMLGRRLVLPVQKYFEEGAHSVRLHAADLPSGLYVVSLRSDVASVQRTMLLSR
- a CDS encoding VWA domain-containing protein codes for the protein MSGVQRTLWVMLAWCIAAGMAQSQTVLHLKRADLQWPVISLRFAVDCGGLPSFDVVKRDLLLRENGREVHNFDVVCRDTTPRCPMSVALTFDVSGSMMGVGIDEARVAGKAFVEAMDGVKDEATVVAFSNIVRVVQTMTTSKGRLRVAIEGLVATGGTTMINGCYTALEELAAKGRNRCKAVVLLSDGADNGSWRTVQETIALANANAVKIYCVGLGTRLDTLQLKQLANGTGGRYFEVYDPQQLSEVYRVIAELATRDDPDCILRYTASCTDDTTRSIELVLRDYCGGSDSATVTVTVPGAAGRNRPLAFRMQDAAVWEGSVLSVPISVSDTLAAEMLPRGDLYIRYDPFLLGAPAARDSGTLLAQGTALVLDASNGRAHVRLLRDNICSGSGVLFALDFPTRDVSDTVCAPVFLERVSFDEGCIVPAALPGRVCVYPCTMHVRLDPEGEREICESDSLLLRADPGFARYEWFRDGVLLGDTSASIHARGAGEYRARVSDIHQCTAETGTLLLRTVSSAPRTAGNGDRQFLPDAMPRVLPFRLEPAYEAGRHFTARLRLLYDPRLLRAPRIDSSVERCWSGSMRVSGSPGLADVTLSGMMDGSDHPFLRFVLEAVPQKRVDSTSLTYTMDLSTGCDAALTLHHTPVLLDGYCESILQRAAPLSLRVFPNPATSMAELELSARDEGSVTVQISDSYGRVCLMLYDGPLAAGGTTLRADLGALPAGVYLVTASSSYHTAVTPLVLIR